The Nymphaea colorata isolate Beijing-Zhang1983 chromosome 7, ASM883128v2, whole genome shotgun sequence DNA window GCACAGAAAACGTGAACAGCTTGGACTTTGGAACCAATGAGTTAAAATTTGTGCCAATCTTGACTTTGTGAAGTCAAAAAACATCTCAAAAATGGTGCCACCAACCTCATATCCATGGATATATCATATCTGGAATTATCATTACTGGTCAACCCATGCGAAAGGAAAAGATAGAAGAGATAATACCCCCAGTGTAATTTCTGGCGTTTTCTCCATGGATAAGATGGTGAATCTTCATTCTGGCCAAAAGATAATCTGCATTAGAGAGATAAAAACCATAGCCTAACTAGATATAAAGTTATAAATTACTATAAATGCAACCCAACAActataaagagaaaatgaataaatttCAAACAGTGCAGAATAGAGGCATATTTAGaatccaaaaaaaattactaataaaaatgatatcacaaggaaaaatatttcaaaagttttcgGAAAAAGAGGAAATACCATCTTATATCTTGTCAATTTTAGGAGTTACCGCAATTGGATTATTCTTGCATTTCCAATCTTAGCAACACGTTATGGcacctttaaaaaaattcatgcaaCGGCAACAGCGAGGATTAGGAAGCGATCATAATAAAGATAAATGGTCCATTTACTCTGCTCAAgcagaaattttaaatttcctCCTCAATACATTGAAGCCTTGAAGGTATGATTTTTGATTGGTAAAACTTCAAAGCAATTGTCATCAGTACTGTTCTAGCCTTCTAGGCAAGGTTTTTCTTTGgggcctttttcttttcaaaatgtgGTTTCCTAGGACAAACATAAAAAACTCGACATGTTTATATTTGTAACATAATAGATTTCggaataatttttttctgcaaaaaaaaaagttagtttCTTTGCAAcataaaagggaaaaacaaaagtaaatcatattcttaaaaatattaaaaaagggGAACTCTTGAAAGTCTTTGGAATACCCTGAGAAATGTCAGGTATACCTTGATATGATATTGCGGTATCTATGTTTATGGTAACTCTTTTAAAAGGTTTTATGATACTTAAGGATATTTGTGACTTCAAAAGGCCAATAATATCATCCCAATAGTTTCAAAATACTGGTGATATGATACAAAGTGGTTCTGTCCTTCACATTATGAGaaacaagaacaagataaatggAAGCAAAACCAACTAAATGATTATCTAAATCAGTTTAACAAATAAATGACAATATTTGATTGTAGATATACAAGGTTAACATTCCCTCAACTGCTATATCTGATACAGTCCTGAGGTTTTGGGTCCacgttttgttttcttgtgaaagaTTTACATAAACAGGTATGACTTTTGAACAGCTAACtaaaaaatgaggtttgaatATGTTACTTTAACTGCTTAAATTGCACATAAAGAAGCAGTTAATAAAAGGAAGTAAACTTAAGTGTGATCTGGTATACCACCAAAAGTTAGGCATTTGTTTGTACAATTCCTTGTTTTTCAATCTTATCCAATATTACCAATAACTGCTTTACGTgtttacaaaaaatatgttgaataaTGCAGAGTGTCTGACCAACTTGAATTAAGCCAAAACTTTTTTGAAGTTTATTGTGTAAAGGGAAGAAATCCTATTCAATATTACCAAACAGATGCACAGTGTTCAGAAAAATATGTTGTCAACTTGAATTTAGCcataaaaacaatttataaCCCAGTGAATTAGAGACAAGACTAGCACAATATCCAACATAGGGAACCAAGTGAAAATTGAACACTGTCTGCTGATTTCATGCATGGAGTGAAGCCTGTGACTTTCTACATATAGTTTTTACTACCAAAAGAAGAGGGATGCAAATGGATTAgtcaaaagagaaaatggagtAATCACCAGAGCCACTCTTACTTTGTCTGTGATACAAGTGGGTTGCATAGAAGCGTGAGCCACTGGTTGTTGTAAATCTGCATCAATCTTCTTGGTGCTTGCTTCCTTCACACCTGCAATCACAACAGAAATAAGATAAAGTATGAACTTCAGAAAAAAAGTGCATTGAGTCTCGTCACACATCACCTTTTGAGTTCTTCTGGCTTTTAGAGCTAACCAGTTGTTTCATTTTTAAGCGTCTTTGATGCAACTCCTGCCAAAATTTATGACAACTAATATCATGGCTGGATCACGGGCAATGACAACACCAAAGCTCATCATAATATAAAGAACTAGAAcagcagaaaagagaaaaacaaaaaacatgccAATTGCCAAGAAATAGACATAATTACAAGCATAACATATAAAAAATGCCATGTATAGCCTTGTGATAGTGAGACGTACAATGACAAGTTTATTCATACTTAATATTTCATATGCCCCTCATTTGCTTCACAAAATCTATGGTTTTGTTTCATGTGATTGTCATGAGATTTAGACAAGTTTCCTTCAAAGGGtttaacatataaattttttagacttttctctttttttttcttttggttggaGTGTGTCTGTATGTCAACAAGAGCCTTGTTCACTTGGCTAGGAAGTAGAACTTAAGCCCATCAGGTTGGCAGAGATCAAGGATCCAATGATAATGGAAAGGCATGCTCAAACTTTTATTTATGATCTTCCAGAAGACATGATGCATATATAGAAAAGCATTTTGCTAAAAGTTTCAGTCTGGTTATAACCACTCCTGAACTAATAACTTACTTGGGGTCCAATTGTGTCATCCTGGATAAGCTACAAGTCGGCATGTTGAGTTTTCCAACTAGCATCTCCTGCTCAGCGTGAGCTTCTTTGCTTTAAATCTGGTAGCTCCTCAATAATTTTGGGGGCAAAATGATGGTTGTTCTAAGACTagtttcttcataatttttttgtttcagttaTCATAATACTCTAGGCATGTGTTAGTTTTTCCTCTATATTCTTTAGTTATTCTCTATTATATTTTATCAACATATGTTTTTCCATGCAAAAATACTTTTTTCTTACTCATCTCTGCACTTTTTatgcttttcaatttttatgtagcATAGATTTTCCCAAGATTGTATAGAGAAGCTACTGTTATTGATTTTACCTTGATGAGATACAGCTGAACCCAATGTTTGAGACTGTGGCTTGCAGCCATTGTAGAACTTGAGAGTGgtgcatataaatttaaaagcaCTTCATCTTGTTTGACATTAATAACAGAGACAACCTATTGGGATATATCTTCAGTTTCTTGATGGCATAGCCAATGCACCATccaaaagaggaagaagcaaaAGCATAGAAGGTAGAAGAATGATAGACAAAGGATCAACCAACAAATTACTGTTAATGTGGTTGTCAAAGGCTATTATGAGACATAACAGAGTTCACAAAGGGAACCTTACAGTAAGGAATTTATTCCAAGTAAAAACTAGCTAATATACATCACAATGACATGCTACTCAGGGTGTGTGAAAATAGGTGATAGAAGTTGGACATGCTATGGTACACTAACACGACCTAGCCAAGCACGagtgaaaattttaattgttcAGAAGTTTTCTTGTGTTTAACAATATTTCAGCATGTctgcattttttatatatttaaacaaCAAACAGTAGTTTCTCGTTGAATTAAAAATGTCTACAGCTCTCTGTTTTTCAAAAACAGGAAAAGGATTCATGTATGACCTTGAGTCACCTGTTGGTTGGTATTTTAACTGAAAAAGTATTACACTACTAACTCAATGTTAAACTTCCTATCCAGACCACATGTAATCAATGACTTTATTTACCACTAACAGTATTAACACAACTAAGATTTTACAAGTCTCACTATCATGATAACGAcctcgcaaaaaaaaaaaaaaaaagaagttagtATTTTTACAAGCTTGGAGGAAATCCTTGGCGAGTGCTTTGTGCAATCACGAGCAAAGCCCCAAAGAGCATTAGGAGGCCTCTGGGTTCCTTAGTCTTTTCTGATAACAGTTACAGAACAATATGTGTCAT harbors:
- the LOC116257774 gene encoding uncharacterized protein LOC116257774 isoform X1 codes for the protein MGKSIGEGAMADDHDDPREAAMAAAPALHPDFLSSRVTRGQIDKLKELHQRRLKMKQLVSSKSQKNSKGVKEASTKKIDADLQQPVAHASMQPTCITDKVRVALNEDSPSYPWRKRQKLHWGLDTKERWERKANM
- the LOC116257774 gene encoding uncharacterized protein LOC116257774 isoform X2, which codes for MGKSIGEGAMADDHDDPREAAMAAAPALHPDFLSSRVTRGQIDKLKELHQRRLKMKQLVSSKSQKNSKGVKEASTKKIDADLQQPVAHASMQPTCITDKNEDSPSYPWRKRQKLHWGLDTKERWERKANM